In Anaerolineales bacterium, one DNA window encodes the following:
- a CDS encoding ROK family protein, with protein sequence MHTIIAVDIGGTQMRAASYAPDKLKPIKLKKIATLASEPGGLERLKRVIEEVWPNGDSVDAIGLGSPGPLDPHTGYLLAPPNNPEWHNFPLAPKVSKHFGVNAYLDNDANLAGLAEYRFGAGKGHHDVLYITVSTGIGAGVIIQDRLLQGHHGLAAELGHSIIDPDGPPCSCGYNGHLESFSSGPAIVKYVLGELEAGARSVLNRPGKSGQDDSLTARDIADAAHQGDVLAIKAYQRAGEYLGIGVASFLHAFDPSIVIFGGGVSQVGNLLFDSFHISLKKHVFHPRYLDGLVITKAELGDDAGLLGARALAEMKISS encoded by the coding sequence ATGCACACAATCATCGCAGTTGACATTGGCGGCACACAAATGCGTGCCGCTTCTTATGCGCCTGATAAACTCAAACCCATAAAACTAAAAAAAATAGCCACACTAGCCTCCGAACCCGGTGGTTTGGAACGCCTCAAGCGGGTCATTGAGGAAGTGTGGCCCAATGGCGACAGTGTGGATGCGATTGGGCTGGGATCGCCTGGTCCGCTTGACCCGCATACGGGTTATTTACTTGCCCCGCCCAACAACCCGGAATGGCATAACTTTCCACTTGCGCCGAAAGTTTCCAAACATTTTGGAGTAAATGCCTATCTTGATAACGATGCCAATCTTGCAGGGCTGGCGGAATACCGCTTCGGCGCGGGAAAGGGGCATCATGATGTATTGTATATCACGGTCAGCACAGGGATCGGGGCCGGCGTGATCATCCAGGACAGGTTATTGCAGGGTCATCACGGCCTCGCCGCGGAATTGGGCCACAGCATCATCGACCCGGACGGACCTCCTTGCTCCTGCGGATATAACGGCCATCTCGAGTCGTTCTCGTCGGGACCCGCCATCGTGAAATATGTGCTCGGGGAATTGGAAGCAGGCGCGAGGTCTGTTTTGAATCGTCCCGGCAAGAGCGGGCAGGATGACAGTTTGACGGCGCGGGATATTGCGGATGCTGCGCATCAAGGGGATGTGCTTGCGATCAAAGCCTATCAACGCGCAGGAGAGTATCTTGGCATCGGAGTCGCATCCTTTCTCCACGCCTTCGACCCGTCCATCGTCATCTTTGGGGGAGGCGTTTCACAAGTCGGAAATTTATTATTTGATTCCTTTCACATAAGCCTGAAAAAGCATGTATTTCACCCGCGGTATCTGGATGGATTGGTCATTACAAAGGCGGAACTGGGTGATGATGCAGGGCTGCTTGGCGCGCGAGCGCTGGCAGAAATGAAAATAAGTTCGTAG
- a CDS encoding acetyl ornithine aminotransferase family protein: protein MTKINLPGEKARAMIERDHKVISPSYPRGYPFVMDHGKGSEVWDVDGNRFLDFMGGIAVVATGYSHPQVVKAIQEQAEKFIHISSDFYHENWIRLGERLNEIAPFKEDALSFMTNSGTEAVEAAIKLARYHTKRTNFIGFTGAFHGRTMGAVTFTASKAKYHGGFYPLMNGVTHAPFPNPYRPVLERRKGEDYGEAVVRYIEEEILAQILPPKDVAGILVETIQGEGGYIVPPDGFYPALRKLCDQHGILLILDEVQSGMGRTGTWWAIEHFGIEPDILTSAKGIASGMPLGACIARKSVMNWEIGTHGNTYGGNPVSCAAALATIDLVEKEFMQNARDVGEYAMDALEEIQARHPVIGQVRGKGLMIGVEFVKDRETKEAAKELTDRFVDLAFERGLLTLSCGKSVIRIAPPLAITKSEMDEGLKIFEDALTAAEKEMM, encoded by the coding sequence ATGACAAAAATTAATTTACCCGGGGAAAAAGCCCGGGCAATGATCGAGCGGGACCACAAGGTGATCTCGCCTTCCTATCCGAGGGGCTATCCGTTCGTGATGGATCACGGGAAAGGCAGTGAAGTGTGGGACGTGGACGGCAACCGTTTTTTGGATTTTATGGGCGGCATTGCCGTGGTCGCAACCGGGTACTCACACCCGCAGGTGGTAAAGGCAATTCAGGAACAGGCTGAAAAGTTCATTCACATATCCTCGGATTTTTATCACGAGAACTGGATCCGGCTTGGCGAAAGATTAAATGAAATCGCGCCTTTCAAGGAAGATGCCCTTTCGTTCATGACGAATTCGGGGACCGAAGCCGTCGAAGCGGCGATCAAACTTGCGCGCTACCACACCAAACGCACAAACTTCATCGGGTTCACCGGTGCGTTCCACGGACGCACGATGGGTGCGGTCACATTTACGGCCAGCAAGGCGAAGTATCACGGCGGATTCTATCCGCTGATGAACGGCGTGACCCATGCGCCGTTCCCGAATCCCTACCGTCCGGTCTTGGAAAGGCGAAAAGGCGAGGATTACGGGGAGGCGGTGGTGCGCTATATCGAGGAGGAAATCCTTGCGCAGATCCTGCCACCAAAAGATGTGGCGGGCATTCTGGTCGAGACCATCCAGGGCGAAGGCGGCTACATTGTTCCTCCGGACGGTTTCTACCCGGCCCTACGCAAGCTGTGCGATCAACACGGTATTCTGTTAATCCTCGACGAGGTGCAATCCGGGATGGGACGCACCGGCACATGGTGGGCGATCGAGCATTTTGGCATTGAGCCGGATATCCTCACCTCCGCAAAAGGGATTGCCTCCGGCATGCCGCTCGGCGCATGCATCGCGAGAAAATCCGTGATGAACTGGGAGATCGGCACGCATGGCAACACGTACGGGGGCAACCCCGTCTCCTGCGCGGCTGCGCTGGCGACGATTGATCTTGTCGAAAAGGAATTCATGCAGAACGCCAGGGATGTCGGTGAGTATGCAATGGATGCCCTCGAGGAAATCCAAGCGCGTCATCCGGTCATTGGGCAGGTGCGGGGCAAGGGATTGATGATCGGCGTGGAATTCGTGAAGGACCGTGAGACAAAAGAAGCCGCCAAGGAATTGACGGATCGTTTCGTGGACCTGGCCTTCGAGCGTGGCTTGCTGACGCTTTCCTGCGGCAAAAGCGTGATCCGCATTGCGCCTCCACTGGCGATCACCAAAAGTGAAATGGATGAGGGGTTGAAGATCTTCGAGGATGCGCTGACGGCGGCAGAAAAAGAGATGATGTAG
- a CDS encoding sortase: MRLAFFSFFRSHSFLRLGVALALVLTQAVIFMPAGDVIAAPASEIGEPLPIDPAPLRDGEPQLILTKTVDDGVTEVQVGDVIRYRIRWECSSLTTSCGEMEITDVLQDGLDYLPPPNSSVPSGFNIGYNSGTRTVTITKADNNLLDGTQYDAVIVVRVSQDFRPLPAFINNTVNGRIDPPGPVSWQNAVPASAPPIEIGGVSPSWELTKTRIAPVIEPTVDTDVTYQLRLCPVPPPSGGIAALTDVVFSDTLPAGAVFVSASNGGTESGGVVTWPSIAGPLYPPSCINRFVTILYPSTAFNIGDELTNSAGVIAGYTDSNGDPCPDCFAPPASSITHDIINIVDVPTYSKGDAGDPVGITGTARFVLDLNTNGTNYPANDVTLIDNLPPELEVTSVTSGTWSVDFYYVRAYVEYSTNNGSTWTAFPGQPVSYNTNAVFAAPVANITNVRWRFEYDVDGDTFYTPGLPYVWGFSSRPEIRVTPRAVPTVADPPSGTPMPAAVVDTTYTNCVYVTRTNAGGPVTDPCANEGMLVRGDYVSLRVSKNETPGRAWDEWEDPDINTFVSDATILPGDTLRYVLTVDMTERSSAPLVNPTILDTLPDDLIFVRDGNVRLNGAPLPGGASVNFTRSGPNPGAGQTLLWEFSGLTVNEQLLGSNLLTVEFFARIPRGQLPGTRTNTLSVDTDSVEIYCEIGTRVLDTCVNVDTYVVDRSAALRGEKWIRSVAAVNSTVVRMDTFLPDPSCPDGGTSGLFGSNPFTRFPCISQAYPEGALNPGQYLAPPPGAADLDDFEYQLRIFNDGNVNMLNYVLYDILPYFGDNGSGGTLASSARLSEFRPVMTDPVVFLGGAGLIDSDFTIEYNLTTNPCRPEVFNQNPGDLVPAACNNTWLPAASIVDWSTVRSYRIRLNSGEDIAPYAEGDPTNIVRFSVPMSIPKDSPLVGVFNNDDAQSYEIAWNSFSHVGSYTDLLSNIRDLLASEPRKVGITIPERFSIGNRVWRDSDNSGTINPPDDTDPGIAGVLVELYEGVDVDNNGIPDNLTPIASTTTDSGGYYLFSNLPGGNYIVGIPESNFNVGQPLADLRSSTGTPPDAKYTTAPLDANVDSEDHGRDPALPGQSVYSPIITLSPGDEPEAESDLSANDHDGPAGTRRGLNGERDYNSDLTVDFGFFGGTDIPFSIGNHLWFDDGTGGGVLNDGIRQPNELPVVGARVDLYRDGNLDGNLSPDELIRFDITDDGGFYLFDNLDPGSYYVVVSAGNFTDSFDPDGPAGPLPTAPGVLRGWYSSHPTGTENVGVPGNTSIPNTDSDDNGINTDLPETQGVRSGVIVLARGVDEPLGESHLSMNTSMAPGFNPTTGDGPDHIGRFGETDATSNMTIDFGFIPPMSLGNRVWFDSGAGEATFREGYNNGIQDGTEPGAANVRVELWRDTNGTAGLQVSGPTPDTFIRFTTTDANGYYLFDRLQPGDNYYVHIPTSNFTAGSPLRFYISSYDRTPPADDFVDMNDNGIDAANPASTGVTSPLITMAYGTEPLTPGNEIDINNSGTYGPENRGNYGQTDANSNLTIDFGFVRTPRSIGNYLWFDTGAGTNTNNRIFDVAELPVANALVRLYRDTNNDGQPDDLGVLNDASDDWIAWDVTDSNGYYLFDNLPPGRYIVGVDADNFDSIGAYSALYGYTSSTGYVDNASNNTDSRDNGIDRSDPTPSGSPYGIISTSINLTANSLSGMPTGETGSGNTSTTLGHNPTAGDGANSRGRYGETDGNSDLTIDFGFVEAYALGNRVWFDTNNNSLIDAGETGIPGVQVALYHADAGGNPTTAVIADGSPRTAVTNAGGYYLFDYLAPGDYVVVITLDNFIDGGPADPFKSLVGYWSSATSILANGAATETPAPDPDLGLDGLPGTADDDFDSDDNGTRQISGVFNGAVISLAVTLGPNGLTEPISESDLDGGSQGNQPDGRANMTVDFGFYRMEVGNLVFLDANTNGTFDGTDTPITGAIVRLYASNGSSEIPIGPDGILGTADDTTGGMPTDASGLYLFSGLPAGDYIVSVTTPAGVSSTIDTFDSADNANPNTNTDDNDNGIGVGEGEIFSAPVSLVPGSSGAQNRNTVENASGTTTNPTMDFGFVATLFSLGNRVWFDTDNNNQIGAGEVGVNGVTVELYAADGSGNPSGAVLATDTTANGGYYLFDNLFPGDYVVVIPSSNFATGGVLEGYWSSATSMDGSGVISETTAADPDNNADSDDNGTLQTGGSFDGAVVSLAITLGPGTVEPTGESDLETGVGQGSQPDGRANMTVDFGFYRLELGNLVFLDVNGNGLNDAGDTPFQGATVQLFASDGTTEITIGPDGVLGTTDDASGGVTTGVNGLYFFTGLPQGDYIVIVTPPVGYASTVDTADGADTTGPNTNTDENDNGVGEPIGQVRSNVVTLAPGSTGAQGNNTVSNASGTTTNPTVDFGFVTNTGFSKSILGTSELHTSGLNVTIGEIITYEVRIDLPLGIPLTDVTITDRMQKGLAFVDCISVTVAGVDATASVCPPTVSAVTDSGDSPANPANPGRLVEFALGDLPAQTTANSIVIEYRAIALDVIENQSGVELTNSATWAWTGGSFSVSATEVEIIEPFLDIDKTATPTANVPLGTPVQFTLEIYHTTPQSQTDAFDVIVTDILPPNLQYVQCTVQYTSGLAPDTPATDYCNPGATTTDLIFFWEEFPLGETSTITFNAILLNSPATNVARVEWTSLEIDPGLDGLPIRRSIYNDRSHERWYDPPNGVDIYSVSDSVTITAPAPAGGGERRRLPSLLPATGFAPGQVTALPEQPKEKLYSTADVWLEIPSLGVKTPIVGVPLVDGDWDVSWLWRDAGWLDGTAFPGWNGNSALTGHVVLPDGTTGPFAQLGNLRWGDRIIVHAYGSVYTYEVRENRTVSPSNTTALKSEKDPWLTLITCENYIEANDTYASRIAVRAVLIHVTAGQASEKPGMGR; the protein is encoded by the coding sequence ATGCGCTTGGCATTTTTTTCATTTTTTCGTTCTCATTCATTCCTCCGTTTAGGTGTGGCGCTGGCGCTGGTTTTGACGCAGGCTGTGATATTCATGCCTGCGGGCGATGTTATTGCTGCGCCGGCGTCTGAAATTGGCGAGCCATTGCCAATTGACCCTGCCCCCCTGCGCGATGGAGAGCCGCAACTGATCCTGACAAAAACTGTTGATGATGGGGTCACCGAGGTTCAGGTGGGTGATGTGATCCGCTACCGCATTCGCTGGGAGTGCAGCAGCCTGACGACCTCCTGCGGGGAAATGGAAATTACCGATGTGCTGCAAGACGGATTGGATTATCTCCCGCCGCCCAACTCCTCGGTGCCAAGCGGGTTTAACATTGGATACAATTCCGGTACCCGAACTGTTACCATTACCAAGGCAGATAATAATCTGCTGGATGGCACTCAATATGATGCTGTGATTGTTGTGCGGGTCAGCCAGGATTTCCGCCCGTTGCCGGCTTTCATCAATAACACGGTCAATGGACGAATTGACCCGCCGGGTCCGGTCAGCTGGCAGAATGCGGTCCCTGCTTCCGCGCCGCCCATTGAAATTGGAGGGGTTTCCCCCAGTTGGGAATTAACCAAGACCCGCATCGCGCCTGTCATCGAGCCTACCGTCGATACCGATGTGACCTACCAGCTTCGGCTGTGTCCGGTTCCGCCTCCTTCCGGAGGCATCGCGGCGCTGACGGACGTTGTGTTTTCCGATACCCTGCCTGCGGGTGCGGTCTTTGTTTCTGCCAGTAATGGCGGGACGGAGAGCGGCGGCGTTGTCACCTGGCCTTCCATTGCGGGTCCTCTCTACCCTCCAAGCTGCATCAATCGTTTTGTTACCATTCTCTATCCATCTACAGCCTTCAACATCGGCGATGAATTGACGAATTCTGCCGGTGTTATTGCAGGTTATACGGATTCAAATGGGGATCCCTGCCCGGACTGTTTTGCGCCCCCCGCTTCATCCATTACGCATGACATCATCAATATTGTGGATGTCCCCACTTACAGCAAAGGCGATGCAGGCGACCCGGTGGGTATTACCGGCACGGCGCGTTTTGTTCTTGATTTGAACACCAACGGCACGAATTATCCTGCCAATGATGTCACCCTGATTGACAACCTTCCGCCCGAATTGGAAGTCACAAGTGTTACCAGTGGTACCTGGAGCGTTGATTTCTATTACGTCCGCGCTTATGTCGAGTATTCAACCAATAATGGCAGTACCTGGACCGCTTTCCCCGGCCAACCTGTTAGTTACAACACGAATGCCGTATTTGCCGCGCCTGTTGCAAACATCACGAATGTGCGCTGGCGGTTCGAATACGATGTGGACGGCGACACTTTCTATACCCCCGGACTCCCCTACGTTTGGGGATTTTCGAGCAGGCCTGAAATCCGTGTTACTCCCCGTGCCGTCCCAACGGTTGCCGATCCGCCATCCGGGACGCCAATGCCGGCGGCTGTAGTTGACACCACTTATACCAACTGTGTCTATGTCACACGCACCAACGCTGGTGGTCCTGTCACCGACCCGTGCGCGAATGAGGGGATGCTTGTGCGCGGTGATTACGTCAGCCTGCGTGTGAGTAAAAACGAAACGCCCGGCAGAGCCTGGGATGAATGGGAGGATCCGGACATCAATACCTTTGTCTCGGATGCCACGATTCTGCCCGGAGACACCCTGCGTTATGTTCTGACCGTCGACATGACGGAACGTTCCTCGGCGCCGCTGGTTAACCCCACGATTCTGGATACCCTCCCCGATGATCTGATCTTTGTTCGGGATGGCAACGTGCGCTTGAACGGTGCACCGCTTCCCGGGGGGGCTTCTGTCAATTTCACCCGCAGCGGACCCAACCCTGGGGCCGGGCAGACGCTTCTGTGGGAGTTTTCCGGCCTGACGGTGAACGAACAGCTGCTTGGCAGCAACCTGCTGACAGTGGAATTCTTTGCCCGCATCCCTCGCGGACAACTACCCGGCACCCGTACCAATACGTTGTCTGTTGATACCGATTCGGTGGAGATATATTGTGAGATCGGTACACGAGTGTTGGACACTTGTGTTAATGTGGATACTTATGTTGTTGACCGATCCGCCGCCCTGCGCGGTGAAAAATGGATACGCAGTGTTGCCGCTGTCAACAGCACAGTCGTCCGTATGGATACCTTCCTGCCCGATCCATCCTGCCCGGATGGGGGCACATCTGGCTTGTTTGGCAGCAACCCGTTTACACGCTTCCCGTGTATTTCGCAAGCCTACCCGGAAGGTGCGTTGAATCCGGGACAGTACTTAGCGCCACCGCCTGGTGCGGCAGATTTGGATGACTTCGAATATCAGCTGCGTATTTTCAATGACGGCAACGTCAATATGCTGAATTATGTGCTCTATGACATCCTTCCCTATTTCGGTGACAATGGTTCCGGGGGCACGCTGGCCAGTTCGGCCCGCCTTTCGGAATTCCGCCCAGTGATGACCGACCCGGTTGTATTTCTGGGTGGGGCCGGTTTGATCGACTCCGATTTCACCATTGAATATAACCTGACCACCAACCCATGCCGCCCGGAAGTCTTCAACCAAAACCCCGGGGATTTGGTTCCTGCAGCATGTAACAATACCTGGCTTCCTGCGGCATCCATTGTCGATTGGAGCACGGTTCGCTCCTATCGCATCCGTCTCAACAGCGGCGAAGACATTGCCCCGTATGCGGAAGGTGACCCGACCAATATCGTGCGCTTCAGCGTGCCGATGTCCATTCCCAAGGATTCGCCCCTGGTTGGTGTCTTCAATAATGACGATGCCCAGTCGTACGAAATTGCCTGGAATTCCTTTTCGCATGTTGGGTCGTATACAGATTTGCTCAGCAATATCCGTGACTTGCTGGCCTCCGAACCGCGCAAGGTGGGCATTACCATCCCCGAACGTTTCAGTATCGGCAACCGTGTCTGGCGCGACTCCGACAACAGCGGAACCATCAACCCGCCGGATGATACCGACCCCGGCATCGCGGGAGTTTTGGTGGAGCTGTATGAAGGTGTGGACGTGGACAATAACGGCATCCCCGACAACCTGACACCGATCGCTTCCACAACCACCGACAGCGGGGGATATTATCTGTTCAGCAACCTGCCTGGCGGTAATTACATTGTCGGGATTCCAGAGAGTAACTTTAACGTCGGGCAGCCGCTCGCAGACTTGCGCAGCAGCACCGGCACTCCTCCGGATGCCAAGTACACCACCGCCCCTCTCGATGCAAACGTGGACAGTGAAGATCACGGGCGCGACCCGGCCCTCCCGGGGCAGTCGGTCTATAGCCCGATCATCACCCTGTCACCTGGAGATGAACCCGAGGCTGAAAGCGATCTGTCTGCCAATGACCATGACGGTCCAGCTGGAACCCGGCGCGGTTTGAATGGTGAGCGCGACTACAACAGCGACCTGACTGTCGATTTCGGCTTCTTCGGCGGTACGGATATTCCCTTCAGTATTGGCAATCATTTGTGGTTCGATGATGGCACGGGCGGGGGGGTGCTCAATGACGGCATCCGCCAGCCCAATGAATTGCCGGTGGTCGGCGCGCGGGTTGATCTATATCGCGACGGCAACCTGGATGGCAATCTCTCTCCGGATGAACTGATTCGCTTTGACATCACCGATGATGGCGGCTTTTACTTGTTCGACAACCTCGACCCGGGCAGTTATTACGTCGTGGTAAGTGCAGGTAACTTTACTGATTCGTTTGATCCCGACGGCCCTGCTGGACCCCTGCCCACTGCCCCGGGTGTCCTGCGCGGCTGGTATAGCAGCCACCCGACCGGCACTGAAAACGTTGGAGTACCTGGTAATACCAGCATACCGAATACAGACAGCGACGATAACGGAATTAATACCGATTTGCCTGAAACGCAGGGTGTTCGCAGCGGCGTGATCGTGCTTGCCCGCGGAGTGGACGAACCGTTGGGTGAAAGCCACCTGAGCATGAACACCAGCATGGCGCCAGGCTTCAACCCCACTACAGGCGACGGGCCGGATCATATTGGCCGCTTCGGGGAAACCGACGCTACCAGTAACATGACGATTGACTTTGGTTTCATCCCGCCCATGAGTCTTGGCAACCGCGTCTGGTTTGATAGCGGCGCAGGCGAAGCAACCTTCCGTGAAGGGTACAACAACGGCATCCAAGACGGCACGGAGCCCGGCGCTGCAAATGTGCGCGTCGAACTTTGGCGTGATACGAACGGCACAGCGGGGTTGCAGGTTTCCGGTCCAACCCCCGATACTTTCATCCGTTTTACCACAACTGACGCGAACGGCTACTACCTCTTCGACCGCCTGCAGCCCGGCGACAACTATTACGTCCATATCCCCACCTCGAATTTTACTGCCGGTTCCCCGTTGCGGTTCTACATCAGCAGCTATGACCGCACGCCCCCTGCCGATGACTTCGTTGACATGAACGACAACGGCATAGATGCCGCCAACCCTGCCTCGACGGGCGTCACCAGCCCCCTCATCACGATGGCATATGGCACCGAACCGCTCACGCCCGGGAACGAAATCGATATCAATAACAGCGGCACATACGGTCCGGAGAATCGCGGCAATTACGGTCAGACGGACGCCAACAGCAACCTGACAATTGACTTTGGCTTTGTCCGTACACCGCGCAGCATCGGAAATTATCTTTGGTTTGACACTGGCGCGGGTACGAATACCAATAACCGCATTTTCGATGTTGCTGAACTGCCTGTTGCTAATGCGCTGGTACGCCTGTATCGTGATACTAATAATGATGGACAGCCTGACGATCTTGGAGTGCTCAATGATGCCAGCGATGATTGGATTGCCTGGGATGTGACCGACTCCAACGGCTATTACCTGTTCGACAACCTGCCGCCCGGTCGATACATTGTCGGTGTGGATGCTGATAATTTCGATTCCATCGGAGCCTATTCCGCCCTGTATGGATACACCAGCAGTACCGGCTACGTGGATAACGCCTCAAATAATACGGACAGCCGTGATAATGGGATAGACCGTTCTGATCCTACTCCGTCGGGTTCGCCCTATGGAATTATTTCCACCTCCATTAACCTGACTGCCAATTCTTTATCCGGTATGCCCACCGGCGAAACCGGCAGCGGGAATACCAGTACTACGCTCGGGCACAATCCCACTGCCGGGGACGGTGCCAACTCACGCGGTCGATATGGCGAAACAGACGGCAACAGCGACTTGACGATAGACTTTGGCTTTGTGGAGGCCTATGCGCTTGGCAACCGTGTGTGGTTCGATACGAACAACAACAGCCTGATCGATGCGGGCGAAACCGGCATCCCCGGCGTTCAGGTTGCGCTTTATCATGCCGATGCGGGTGGCAACCCAACCACGGCTGTGATCGCCGATGGATCGCCGCGCACAGCCGTCACAAACGCCGGCGGCTATTATCTGTTCGATTATCTCGCTCCCGGTGACTATGTTGTCGTCATCACTTTGGATAACTTTATCGATGGCGGCCCGGCGGACCCCTTCAAATCCTTGGTTGGCTATTGGTCATCTGCGACCAGTATCCTGGCGAATGGCGCTGCAACGGAAACCCCCGCTCCCGACCCTGACCTTGGGCTGGATGGACTACCCGGTACGGCGGATGATGACTTTGACTCGGACGATAACGGCACGCGCCAGATAAGCGGTGTGTTCAATGGCGCGGTCATTTCATTGGCTGTCACACTGGGTCCCAATGGATTAACCGAACCCATCAGCGAAAGTGACCTGGATGGGGGTTCGCAGGGTAATCAACCGGATGGGCGCGCAAACATGACTGTGGATTTCGGCTTCTACCGTATGGAAGTTGGGAATCTTGTGTTCCTGGATGCAAATACCAACGGCACTTTTGACGGTACCGATACGCCGATTACAGGGGCCATCGTTCGTTTATACGCTTCAAACGGCTCCAGCGAGATTCCTATCGGTCCGGACGGAATTCTCGGCACGGCAGATGATACGACCGGCGGCATGCCCACGGATGCATCCGGCTTATATCTGTTCTCCGGCCTGCCGGCCGGCGACTATATTGTCAGCGTCACCACACCCGCCGGCGTATCCAGCACGATTGATACCTTCGACTCCGCAGATAACGCCAATCCGAACACCAATACGGATGACAACGATAATGGCATTGGCGTTGGGGAAGGTGAAATATTCTCCGCTCCTGTAAGCCTGGTGCCGGGTTCGAGCGGTGCGCAGAACAGGAATACTGTGGAGAATGCCAGCGGTACGACCACAAATCCCACCATGGACTTTGGTTTTGTCGCCACCCTGTTCTCGCTAGGCAATCGCGTATGGTTCGATACGGATAACAACAACCAGATCGGTGCAGGAGAAGTGGGCGTGAACGGGGTGACCGTTGAGTTGTATGCAGCAGATGGCAGCGGAAACCCAAGCGGGGCCGTGCTGGCCACGGACACGACCGCCAACGGCGGGTATTACCTGTTCGATAATCTCTTCCCCGGCGACTATGTGGTTGTCATCCCCTCATCGAATTTCGCTACTGGTGGTGTGTTGGAAGGCTACTGGTCATCGGCAACCTCGATGGATGGAAGCGGGGTGATCAGCGAAACAACTGCAGCGGATCCGGACAACAATGCGGACAGTGACGATAATGGCACTCTGCAAACCGGCGGCTCATTCGATGGTGCTGTGGTTTCCCTTGCAATAACGCTTGGACCCGGCACCGTGGAGCCGACCGGTGAAAGCGACCTGGAAACTGGTGTTGGACAGGGATCCCAGCCGGATGGACGTGCCAATATGACAGTGGATTTTGGATTCTATCGTTTGGAACTTGGAAATCTGGTATTCCTCGATGTCAATGGAAATGGTTTGAATGATGCAGGCGACACGCCTTTTCAGGGGGCAACGGTTCAATTGTTTGCAAGCGACGGCACGACAGAAATAACCATCGGACCGGATGGCGTGTTGGGCACAACAGATGATGCTTCCGGCGGCGTGACCACCGGCGTCAATGGGTTGTATTTCTTCACTGGTTTGCCGCAAGGAGACTATATCGTCATTGTGACACCGCCTGTTGGTTACGCCAGCACCGTGGATACCGCCGATGGGGCGGATACAACCGGACCGAACACAAACACGGATGAGAACGATAATGGTGTGGGCGAGCCGATTGGCCAGGTCAGGAGCAATGTAGTGACGCTCGCACCCGGATCGACCGGCGCACAGGGCAATAATACCGTCTCGAATGCCAGCGGCACGACCACAAACCCCACCGTGGACTTTGGCTTTGTCACCAACACCGGTTTTTCCAAATCCATTCTTGGCACCAGCGAATTGCACACCAGCGGTTTGAATGTCACCATCGGCGAGATAATAACCTATGAAGTTCGTATTGACCTACCGCTGGGCATTCCGTTGACGGATGTGACCATCACGGACCGTATGCAAAAGGGGCTTGCCTTTGTGGATTGTATTTCCGTGACCGTGGCCGGTGTGGATGCGACCGCCTCCGTTTGTCCGCCGACAGTCTCTGCTGTGACTGACTCTGGCGACTCCCCGGCAAATCCCGCAAATCCCGGCAGATTGGTGGAGTTTGCGCTTGGAGATCTTCCGGCCCAAACCACCGCCAACAGCATTGTTATTGAGTATCGTGCGATTGCCCTGGATGTAATTGAGAATCAAAGCGGCGTGGAGCTGACCAACAGCGCCACCTGGGCTTGGACAGGCGGTTCATTCTCCGTCAGCGCGACCGAGGTCGAGATCATCGAGCCGTTCCTGGATATAGATAAAACCGCCACTCCCACAGCGAATGTCCCTCTGGGCACACCGGTTCAGTTCACCCTTGAGATCTATCACACCACCCCGCAAAGCCAGACGGATGCCTTCGACGTGATCGTGACGGATATCCTTCCGCCCAACCTTCAGTATGTCCAGTGTACTGTCCAATACACCAGCGGTCTGGCGCCGGATACGCCCGCGACAGATTACTGCAATCCCGGAGCCACCACCACCGACTTGATCTTCTTCTGGGAGGAATTCCCGCTGGGCGAAACCTCAACCATCACTTTCAATGCCATCCTGCTCAATTCACCCGCGACCAATGTTGCCCGCGTCGAGTGGACCTCGCTGGAAATCGACCCCGGACTCGACGGGCTTCCGATTCGCCGCTCGATTTACAACGACCGTTCGCATGAGCGCTGGTACGACCCGCCCAATGGTGTGGATATTTATTCGGTTTCCGACAGCGTAACGATCACCGCCCCCGCGCCGGCAGGCGGCGGGGAGAGGCGCAGGCTGCCATCGCTCCTGCCAGCCACCGGCTTTGCCCCCGGACAGGTCACAGCGTTGCCCGAACAGCCAAAGGAGAAACTGTATTCAACCGCCGATGTGTGGTTGGAGATTCCCAGCCTTGGCGTGAAGACCCCCATCGTGGGTGTGCCGCTGGTGGACGGCGACTGGGATGTTTCCTGGTTGTGGAGGGATGCCGGGTGGCTGGATGGCACAGCCTTCCCCGGCTGGAACGGCAACAGCGCGCTGACCGGGCACGTGGTCCTGCCGGATGGGACCACCGGTCCGTTCGCCCAGCTAGGCAACCTGCGCTGGGGTGACAGGATCATTGTCCATGCATATGGCTCTGTTTATACTTACGAAGTGCGCGAGAACCGAACGGTCAGCCCGTCGAACACCACCGCGCTCAAATCCGAAAAGGACCCCTGGCTGACATTGATCACATGTGAAAACTATATCGAAGCGAACGACACGTACGCCAGCCGTATCGCCGTCCGCGCCGTGTTGATACACGTGACGGCGGGGCAAGCCTCCGAAAAACCGGGCATGGGACGCTAG